Proteins encoded together in one Aminipila butyrica window:
- a CDS encoding GntR family transcriptional regulator, with protein sequence METATPTYMRIMQGIRRDIVSGALEPDQKMDSIKELAKKYEANPNTVQRALARLEKEGLLRSNRTAGKYVTENKLLIKSIRYKEARKITDDFISNLERLGIQPSELVKLFSDPEFFKKNSEEH encoded by the coding sequence TTGGAAACCGCCACACCTACTTATATGAGAATCATGCAGGGCATTCGGCGTGATATTGTTTCGGGGGCTCTGGAGCCAGATCAAAAGATGGATTCCATTAAAGAACTGGCTAAAAAATATGAAGCGAATCCTAATACCGTTCAACGGGCATTGGCTCGTTTAGAGAAAGAAGGGCTGTTGCGGTCCAATCGCACTGCCGGGAAGTATGTAACGGAAAATAAGCTGCTGATAAAAAGTATTCGCTATAAGGAAGCCAGAAAGATAACAGATGACTTTATTTCAAATTTAGAAAGGTTAGGGATTCAACCTAGCGAGTTGGTCAAACTTTTTTCTGACCCAGAGTTCTTTAAAAAGAATTCGGAAGAGCACTAG
- a CDS encoding efflux RND transporter periplasmic adaptor subunit: protein MAKDEKKKFKKKWIIIPVVIFVVIAVACFFTQNMGKAKTTGYPVTAGEAKQTTLREVVSIKGNVEGSEKAEIQSTQAAEVKAVYVDEGDRVKKGQLLATLDSGDLNEQYAKAQITVAESKRKYEDAKLLYEQGALAENDYLVAKAAYDSDVLSLGTYDFDKVNITSPIDGTVTRVNVTVGSNSNDTTDNKSMFVIEDLQHLQLKVKVSEYDISKIQVGQKVTITADVLGEGTATGIVAKIAPSGETKDGTTSEKVIPVDIDIKDSEGKLIAGVTAKAEILIHEKTDTLAVPVDAILEDVNDGADYVFVIKKSKLQKVPVELGIEGDFDSEIITDKIKVGDQVVLSPNYDLTDGMEVTVSDPNAM, encoded by the coding sequence ATGGCAAAAGATGAAAAGAAAAAATTCAAGAAAAAATGGATTATTATTCCAGTAGTTATTTTTGTAGTAATAGCTGTGGCCTGCTTTTTCACACAAAATATGGGCAAAGCTAAGACGACCGGCTATCCGGTAACGGCAGGCGAAGCAAAACAGACTACTTTGCGAGAAGTGGTTTCCATAAAGGGTAATGTAGAAGGCTCGGAAAAAGCTGAAATTCAGTCTACTCAAGCCGCAGAGGTTAAAGCTGTCTACGTAGACGAAGGAGATCGGGTCAAGAAAGGTCAGTTGCTGGCTACCTTGGACAGCGGAGATTTAAATGAACAATATGCGAAGGCACAGATTACAGTTGCCGAATCAAAACGTAAATATGAAGATGCTAAGCTACTGTATGAACAGGGAGCACTGGCGGAAAACGACTACCTGGTAGCCAAGGCCGCTTATGATTCGGATGTACTGTCTCTAGGAACTTATGACTTTGATAAAGTAAATATTACCAGCCCGATAGACGGAACGGTAACGCGAGTAAATGTCACCGTAGGCAGCAATTCTAACGACACCACAGACAATAAATCCATGTTTGTTATCGAAGATTTACAGCACCTGCAGTTGAAAGTAAAGGTCAGTGAATACGACATTAGTAAAATTCAAGTGGGACAAAAGGTTACCATCACAGCCGACGTGCTGGGCGAAGGAACGGCTACGGGCATCGTGGCAAAAATAGCGCCTTCTGGTGAAACGAAAGATGGTACTACCAGTGAAAAGGTCATCCCGGTAGACATCGATATTAAAGACAGCGAAGGAAAGCTAATAGCGGGTGTAACGGCAAAGGCTGAGATTCTCATTCATGAAAAAACAGATACGCTGGCAGTTCCAGTAGATGCTATCCTTGAAGATGTTAACGATGGGGCTGATTACGTGTTTGTCATAAAAAAGAGTAAGCTTCAAAAAGTTCCAGTAGAACTGGGTATTGAAGGAGACTTCGACAGCGAGATTATTACCGATAAAATTAAAGTAGGTGATCAGGTAGTATTATCGCCTAATTACGATTTGACTGACGGCATGGAAGTCACTGTTTCCGATCCAAACGCCATGTAA
- a CDS encoding ABC transporter permease, with protein sequence MLLIENIKLALSAIRVNKMRSFLTMLGIIIGISSVIAITSIGDSAKGAVSKEFEGYNANMYIMVNWEMTEDGIDARDFFYKDDLEALRARFPDKIKYSVLGSSASSEAKIGRLKGKFEMSGIDADYFNFDVKNILIHGRSINKSDVAARKEVIVIEEKAAKYFFNKEDAVGQTIPVTILGNNVDLTVVGVYKQEASVFSGLNNSGNYSAYIPYTLGLNPDEGASYIDIYADENLDQSAQAEEFAAYLTKIKKVQDGFYRADTAESQLGTINTILGTLSIAIGAIAAISLLVGGIGIMNIMLVSVTERTREIGIRKSLGAQTKDILTQFLIEAMILSVIGGMIGTGIGIGIAAIGMSVAGISVVINPMVIVVAVAFSAFVGIFFGIFPARKAASLDPIEALRYE encoded by the coding sequence ATGCTCCTTATAGAGAACATTAAATTGGCACTTTCCGCCATTCGAGTAAATAAAATGCGTTCCTTCCTAACCATGCTGGGCATCATTATCGGTATCAGCTCAGTTATCGCCATCACTTCCATCGGAGACAGTGCCAAGGGTGCTGTCAGCAAAGAGTTTGAAGGCTACAATGCCAATATGTACATCATGGTTAACTGGGAGATGACAGAGGACGGCATTGATGCCAGGGATTTCTTTTATAAAGATGATTTGGAAGCACTAAGAGCTCGTTTCCCCGATAAAATAAAGTACTCCGTTCTGGGATCTAGTGCTTCCAGCGAAGCAAAAATCGGCAGGTTGAAGGGTAAATTTGAGATGAGCGGCATTGACGCAGACTATTTTAACTTTGACGTAAAGAATATCCTTATTCATGGCCGGAGTATCAACAAGAGTGACGTGGCTGCCCGAAAGGAAGTCATCGTCATTGAGGAGAAAGCCGCTAAATACTTTTTCAATAAAGAGGATGCAGTTGGCCAGACCATTCCTGTCACTATTCTAGGAAATAATGTGGATTTAACAGTGGTAGGAGTCTATAAGCAGGAAGCTTCTGTATTTTCTGGACTGAACAACTCTGGAAACTATTCTGCTTATATTCCTTATACCTTGGGTCTTAATCCAGATGAGGGAGCTTCGTACATTGATATTTATGCGGATGAGAATTTGGATCAAAGTGCTCAAGCAGAAGAGTTTGCTGCTTATCTGACCAAGATAAAAAAGGTGCAAGATGGGTTTTACCGTGCAGACACGGCAGAATCTCAGCTAGGCACCATCAATACCATATTGGGGACGCTGTCAATCGCCATTGGGGCAATTGCTGCGATTTCTCTTCTGGTAGGCGGAATTGGTATTATGAATATTATGCTGGTTTCCGTTACGGAACGGACTCGGGAGATTGGTATTCGTAAATCTCTAGGCGCCCAGACCAAAGATATTCTGACTCAGTTTCTTATAGAGGCGATGATCTTGTCTGTTATCGGCGGAATGATTGGTACGGGCATTGGTATCGGCATCGCAGCTATCGGCATGTCTGTTGCGGGTATCAGCGTAGTGATTAATCCGATGGTTATCGTAGTGGCTGTGGCCTTTTCCGCTTTCGTGGGTATTTTCTTCGGAATATTCCCAGCTCGGAAAGCCGCCAGTCTGGATCCAATCGAAGCTCTGCGCTACGAATAA
- a CDS encoding ABC transporter ATP-binding protein has product MSSELINICGLIKTYKNGSIEVQALKGIDLAIEKGEFVAIMGTSGSGKSTLMNILGCLDRPSGGEYMLEGINISGKNDKELSYIRNKKIGFVFQSFNLISRTSALKNVELPMIYAKLGAGARKKRAFELLESVGLGTRAEHMPNELSGGQRQRVAIARALANQPPIILADEPTGNLDSRSSVEIMELFTKLNRENGNTVIIVTHEPDIAEFTDRVITFKDGQIISDNWTKNGEAQRKLKEAVKAREEANVPKNEEEVETCSL; this is encoded by the coding sequence ATGAGCAGTGAATTAATCAATATATGCGGTCTGATTAAGACCTACAAAAACGGGAGCATTGAGGTACAGGCTCTAAAGGGTATCGACCTTGCCATTGAGAAAGGGGAGTTTGTAGCCATCATGGGCACTTCTGGATCAGGTAAATCGACCTTAATGAATATATTGGGGTGCCTGGACCGACCGAGCGGTGGAGAATATATGCTGGAAGGCATCAATATCAGTGGAAAGAATGACAAGGAACTATCCTATATACGAAATAAAAAGATTGGTTTTGTGTTTCAATCCTTTAATCTCATATCCAGGACCAGTGCCTTAAAAAATGTGGAATTACCGATGATTTATGCAAAGTTAGGGGCCGGGGCTAGAAAAAAGAGAGCCTTTGAGCTGCTGGAAAGCGTTGGACTTGGAACTAGAGCGGAGCATATGCCAAATGAGCTGTCTGGAGGGCAGCGGCAGCGGGTAGCCATTGCCAGAGCCTTGGCCAATCAGCCACCTATTATTCTGGCAGACGAGCCGACCGGAAATCTGGACTCTCGCTCCTCCGTGGAGATTATGGAGTTGTTTACTAAGTTGAATCGGGAAAACGGAAACACCGTTATTATTGTTACCCATGAACCGGATATAGCAGAGTTTACTGATCGAGTGATTACCTTTAAGGACGGTCAGATTATCAGTGACAACTGGACAAAGAATGGTGAAGCGCAGCGGAAGCTAAAAGAGGCAGTGAAAGCCAGAGAAGAAGCTAATGTGCCTAAAAACGAAGAGGAGGTGGAGACATGCTCCTTATAG
- a CDS encoding GntR family transcriptional regulator: protein MKENPYSKEGGDILVKMAEVQFNESIPIYLQLMERIKHDIISGSLEPGAKMSSVRDLAARFSVNPNTMQKALSELEREELLHAERTAGRFVTTNKLLIESIRYKEARGITEDFIRQMRSLGYSEEEMIDFLPYTFKEEE from the coding sequence ATGAAAGAAAACCCATATAGCAAAGAGGGAGGTGATATTTTAGTGAAGATGGCAGAGGTGCAATTCAATGAAAGCATACCAATTTATTTACAGCTGATGGAGCGAATTAAACACGATATTATATCAGGGTCTTTGGAACCAGGCGCCAAGATGTCTTCGGTAAGAGATTTAGCAGCCCGGTTTAGCGTTAACCCCAACACCATGCAGAAGGCCTTGTCAGAGTTGGAACGGGAAGAGCTGCTCCATGCAGAGCGGACGGCAGGTCGATTTGTAACCACCAACAAGCTGCTTATTGAGAGTATTCGTTATAAGGAAGCTAGGGGTATTACTGAGGATTTCATTCGGCAGATGCGTAGCTTGGGCTATTCAGAGGAAGAGATGATTGACTTTTTACCGTATACATTTAAGGAAGAAGAATAA
- a CDS encoding DUF1294 domain-containing protein, with protein MLYSLLIIYALWNIVTFLLMGIDKYKAQHDKWRISETTLLITAFAMGGVGSVMGGQIFHHKTRKRKFKILLPAALCCNLAVLSYILLHIG; from the coding sequence ATGCTATATAGTCTCTTAATCATCTATGCTCTTTGGAATATTGTTACTTTTCTTCTCATGGGAATAGATAAGTATAAAGCGCAGCATGACAAATGGCGAATAAGTGAAACGACTCTTCTAATAACGGCTTTTGCCATGGGAGGAGTTGGAAGTGTAATGGGCGGGCAGATCTTTCACCATAAGACACGAAAAAGAAAATTTAAAATTTTACTGCCAGCAGCACTTTGTTGTAACTTGGCGGTGCTATCCTATATTTTGTTGCATATAGGATAA
- a CDS encoding SprT-like domain-containing protein, with product MEYIDNLYKSVLQEARALEIPVSNKIKDKITINRRAKSRFGCCKKITKGRQESFEIELSYRLLDCGEKAIKQTLAHEVLHTCPNCDNHGALWKKYAACMNKNYGYHIKRTDTAENLGIQEDPQLKRPPLKETYILLCKNCGSRISRSRMSSVVKHPSRYRCRCGGKLERVQ from the coding sequence ATGGAATACATCGATAACCTATATAAAAGCGTTTTGCAGGAAGCTAGGGCGTTAGAAATCCCAGTTTCTAATAAAATAAAAGACAAGATTACGATTAATCGACGAGCTAAGAGTCGCTTTGGCTGCTGCAAAAAGATTACAAAGGGACGGCAGGAGAGCTTTGAAATTGAATTGTCCTATCGATTGCTGGACTGTGGAGAAAAGGCTATCAAGCAGACCTTGGCACACGAAGTCCTGCATACCTGTCCCAACTGTGACAATCATGGAGCCCTGTGGAAGAAATATGCTGCCTGCATGAACAAAAATTATGGATATCATATTAAGAGGACCGATACGGCGGAGAATTTAGGCATTCAGGAAGATCCTCAACTGAAAAGACCACCTTTAAAGGAAACGTATATTTTGCTTTGCAAGAATTGTGGCAGCCGGATTTCCCGCAGCCGAATGTCCAGTGTAGTAAAACATCCATCCAGATATCGATGCAGATGCGGTGGAAAGTTAGAGCGAGTCCAGTAA